The Xenopus tropicalis strain Nigerian chromosome 7, UCB_Xtro_10.0, whole genome shotgun sequence genome includes a region encoding these proteins:
- the ccdc6 gene encoding coiled-coil domain-containing protein 6, translated as MADSASESDTDGAGNSTTAMQTCSPASSSSGKSGIVISPFRLEELTNRLASLQQENKVLKIELETYKLKCKALQEENRDLRKASVTIQARAEQEEEFISNTLFKKIQALQKEKETLAVNYEKEEEFLTNELSRKLMQLQHEKAELEQHLEQEQEFQVNKLMKKIKKLENDTISKQLTLEQLRREKIDLENTLEQEQEALVNRLWKRMDKLEAEKRILQEKLDQPVSAPPSPRDISMEIDSPENMMRHIRFLKNEVERLKKQLRAAQLQHTEKMAQYLEEERHMREENLRLQRKLQREMERREALCRQLSESESSLEMDDERYFNEMSAQGLRPRTVSSPIPYTPSPSSSRPISPGLSYASHNVGFTPPTSLTRAGMSYFNSPGLHVQHMGSSHGITRPSPRRSNSPDKFKRPTPPPSPNTQTPVQPPPPPPPPAQPAASQSSASHNSVHPSSQP; from the exons ATGGCGGACAGCGCCAGCGAGAGCGACACCGACGGGGCCGGCAATAGCACGACAGCCATGCAGACCTGTTCCCCGGCTTCTTCATCTTCGGGCAAGTCCGGCATCGTCATCTCGCCCTTCCGCCTGGAGGAGCTCACTAACCGGCTGGCCTCCCTGCAGCAGGAGAACAAGGTGCTGAAGATCGAGCTGGAGACGTACAAGCTGAAGTGCAAAGCCCTGCAGGAGGAGAACCGCGACCTGCGCAAAGCCAGCGTCACAATT caagCGCGGGCAGAGCAGGAAGAGGAGTTCATCAGCAATACGCTGTTTAAAAAGATCCAAGCTttgcagaaagagaaggaaaCCCTCGCCGTCAACTATGAGAAAGAAGAGGAGTTCCTCACTAACGAACTGTCCCGCAAACTCATGCAG TTGCAGCACGAAAAGGCTGAGCTGGAGCAGCACCTGGAGCAGGAGCAGGAGTTCCAAGTCAACAAGCTTATGAAGAAGATTAAGAAATTAGAGAATGATACCATCTCCAAGCAGCTCACCCTGGAGCAG CTGAGGCGGGAGAAGATTGACCTGGAGAACACACTAGAACAGGAGCAAGAGGCCCTGGTGAACCGTCTCTGGAAGCGAATGGACAAGCTGGAGGCTGAGAAAAG GATATTACAGGAGAAATTAGACCAACCTGTTTCTGCTCCACCGTCGCCACGAGACATCTCAATGGAAATCGACTCCCCGGAAAACATGATGAGACACATTCGATTTCTGAAAAATGAAGTAGAGAGGCTGAAGAAACAGCTGAGGGCCGCGCAACTGCAGC ACACTGAGAAGATGGCGCAGTATTTGGAGGAGGAGCGCCACATGAGGGAGGAGAATTTAAGGCTTCAGAGGAAGTTGCAGCGGGAGATGGAGCGGCGGGAAGCTCTTTGCCGACAGTTATCAGAAAGCGAGTCCAGCTTAGAAATGGATGATGAAAG GTATTTTAATGAGATGTCGGCACAAGGCCTGAGGCCTCGCACTGTGTCCAGCCCAATACCGTATACGCCATCGCCAAGTTCCAGCAGGCCGATATCACCCG GCCTGTCGTACGCAAGTCACAACGTGGGCTTCACGCCCCCAACCTCTCTGACCAGAGCCGGAATGTCGTACTTTAACTCGCCAGGTTTACACGTGCAACATATGGGATCATCTCACGGTATCACG AGACCTTCTCCTCGAAGAAGCAACAGCCCAGACAAGTTCAAGCGCCCTACGCCACCTCCATCTCCCAACACCCAGACTCCAGTTCAACCTCCGCCGCCACCGCCTCCTCCAGCGCAGCCTGCAGCGTCTCAGTCCTCAGCCTCCCACAATTCAGTGCACCCCTCCTCTCAGCCCTAG